Proteins encoded in a region of the Gulosibacter sediminis genome:
- a CDS encoding ABC transporter ATP-binding protein, with product MNTERSSGTALQLTGVTKSFRVGTETVRAVRGIDLSIERGEIVALLGANGAGKTTTLDMVLGLTPPTSGEVRVLGGTAEQAVANGRISAVLQTGGLLRDLKVGETVQLIASTYRHHLDVDEVMRRTGLDRLANRTVAKCSGGEQQRLRFALSLLSEPELLILDEPTSGMDVNARRDFWGTMRKEALEGRTIIFATHYLQEADEFAQRIVMMAGGEIVADGSVSEIRALAGRKHVSARWADARDDELARVAGAERVLRRTGERITFESGDADATARYLLTETAASDLEIVAASLDDAFSALTSTDRTPATTK from the coding sequence ATGAACACCGAACGCAGCTCAGGCACCGCACTGCAACTCACGGGCGTCACGAAATCCTTCCGCGTCGGCACCGAAACGGTCCGCGCCGTCCGAGGCATCGACCTCTCCATTGAGCGCGGCGAGATCGTCGCGCTGCTCGGCGCGAACGGCGCCGGAAAGACCACGACGCTCGACATGGTGCTCGGTCTCACCCCGCCCACTTCGGGCGAGGTGCGCGTGCTTGGCGGCACGGCCGAGCAGGCGGTCGCGAACGGCCGCATCTCGGCTGTGCTGCAGACCGGTGGCCTGCTGCGCGACCTCAAGGTTGGCGAGACGGTGCAGCTCATCGCGAGCACCTACCGCCACCACCTCGACGTGGACGAGGTGATGCGCCGAACGGGTCTCGATCGGCTCGCGAATCGCACGGTCGCGAAGTGCTCCGGCGGCGAGCAGCAGCGGCTGCGTTTCGCGCTGTCGCTGCTCTCGGAGCCCGAACTGCTCATTCTCGACGAGCCGACCTCGGGCATGGACGTCAACGCCCGCCGTGATTTCTGGGGCACCATGCGCAAGGAGGCGCTCGAGGGCCGCACGATCATCTTCGCGACGCACTACCTGCAGGAGGCCGACGAGTTCGCCCAGCGCATCGTCATGATGGCCGGTGGCGAGATTGTCGCTGACGGCAGCGTCTCCGAGATCCGCGCCCTCGCGGGCCGCAAGCACGTGTCGGCCAGGTGGGCGGATGCGCGCGATGACGAGCTCGCGCGGGTCGCGGGCGCCGAGCGGGTGCTGCGCCGCACCGGCGAGCGCATCACCTTCGAGTCGGGCGACGCGGACGCGACCGCGCGCTACCTCCTCACCGAGACCGCCGCATCCGACCTCGAAATCGTTGCGGCCAGCCTCGACGATGCCTTCAGCGCGCTCACCTCGACCGACCGCACGCCGGCCACGACCAAGTAG
- a CDS encoding ABC transporter permease produces the protein MSATATAPAATPRDSAKVASTNMIGTYVRIELVRQLRQVSNLVFMVGLPLMLFLIFGAMQEYSTTELPNGNGNVSASIMVSFASYGAITATAGLAGSAAIELQQGWGRQLGITPFRGTHFLISKTIVAMVLALLPVGVIFLAGALTTARLDGWIWVACGVLVLVPAIVFSLYGLAIGTLFRSETAVGAASGMIVIFMFLGNAFMPLSGFLFDLSPFTPVWGVMQLALWPLQEGTVLSADALTQYELWQPITNVVVWGLIFAGLAALGARRGTSRR, from the coding sequence ATGTCTGCAACTGCCACCGCCCCCGCCGCCACACCCCGCGATAGCGCCAAGGTGGCTAGCACCAACATGATCGGCACGTATGTGCGCATCGAGCTCGTGCGCCAGCTCCGCCAGGTCTCAAATCTCGTGTTCATGGTCGGCCTGCCGCTCATGCTCTTCCTCATCTTCGGCGCCATGCAGGAGTATTCGACCACCGAACTCCCGAATGGCAACGGCAACGTGTCGGCGTCGATCATGGTGTCGTTCGCCTCCTACGGCGCGATCACGGCCACCGCAGGGCTGGCCGGCTCGGCCGCGATTGAGCTGCAGCAAGGCTGGGGACGCCAGCTCGGTATCACCCCGTTCCGCGGCACGCACTTCCTTATCTCAAAGACGATCGTGGCGATGGTGCTCGCGCTGCTGCCGGTCGGCGTCATCTTCCTCGCCGGTGCTCTCACGACGGCACGGCTTGACGGCTGGATCTGGGTCGCGTGCGGCGTGCTCGTGCTCGTGCCCGCCATCGTGTTCTCGCTCTACGGGCTCGCGATCGGCACGCTGTTTCGCAGCGAGACGGCCGTGGGCGCCGCGAGCGGCATGATCGTGATCTTCATGTTCCTCGGGAACGCGTTCATGCCGCTGTCGGGCTTCCTCTTCGACCTCTCGCCGTTCACTCCGGTCTGGGGCGTCATGCAGCTCGCCCTGTGGCCGCTGCAAGAGGGAACGGTGCTGAGCGCCGACGCCCTCACGCAGTACGAGCTGTGGCAGCCGATCACCAACGTTGTGGTGTGGGGCCTCATCTTCGCCGGTCTGGCCGCGCTCGGGGCGCGCCGCGGCACGAGCCGTCGCTGA
- a CDS encoding sensor histidine kinase: protein MKRILRYEDLYAGVWLVFLLLPVLFVALYSDAGVWWDVAAYLAIAAFSVIYIAVFRCMIARDMPSIVAGARPNLGLASIGTVLLLGCVALTLPSLGPNATAMMPFLAAVWMWALPMGLAMFAAVAWWCVSMGFIWLYLGTDMASVWIGPTMALLFICFFRFFNERAAREESLATELATAREREEIARDVHDLLGHSLTAVSLKAQVARRLLRADPDRAEAELEELLQLTQRSLEEVRGVVGRMSTPDLTSQLAAAREVLEAAEIHVEVRGASERVPASRRALFAWALREGTTNVVRHAQAANVMIALEPDRLEVADDGRGICAEEGHGLTGLRRRIEDAGATLRLRPANAALERPGTQLIVEYES, encoded by the coding sequence GTGAAGCGAATCCTGCGATACGAAGACCTCTACGCCGGGGTATGGCTGGTCTTCCTGCTCCTCCCGGTGCTGTTCGTCGCGCTCTATTCCGACGCCGGCGTGTGGTGGGACGTCGCAGCCTACCTCGCCATCGCCGCGTTCTCGGTGATCTACATCGCGGTCTTTCGATGCATGATCGCGCGCGACATGCCGTCGATCGTCGCCGGTGCTCGCCCCAACCTCGGCTTGGCGAGCATCGGCACGGTGCTGCTGCTCGGCTGCGTCGCCCTCACGCTGCCGTCGCTCGGCCCGAACGCGACGGCGATGATGCCGTTCCTCGCGGCGGTGTGGATGTGGGCCTTGCCGATGGGCCTCGCGATGTTCGCGGCGGTAGCGTGGTGGTGCGTGTCGATGGGGTTCATCTGGCTCTACCTCGGCACTGACATGGCCAGCGTCTGGATCGGCCCGACCATGGCGCTCCTGTTCATCTGCTTCTTCCGTTTTTTCAACGAACGCGCGGCCCGCGAGGAGTCGCTCGCGACCGAGCTCGCGACGGCGCGCGAACGCGAGGAGATCGCGCGCGATGTGCACGACCTGCTCGGCCACTCGCTCACGGCCGTGTCGCTCAAGGCGCAGGTGGCTCGGCGCTTGTTGCGTGCCGACCCGGATCGCGCCGAGGCCGAGCTGGAGGAGCTTTTGCAGCTCACGCAGCGCTCGCTCGAGGAGGTGCGCGGCGTCGTGGGGCGCATGAGCACCCCCGACCTGACATCGCAGCTCGCCGCGGCGCGCGAAGTGCTCGAGGCGGCCGAGATTCACGTCGAGGTGCGGGGTGCGAGCGAACGGGTGCCCGCGTCGCGCCGGGCGCTGTTTGCCTGGGCCCTGCGCGAGGGAACGACGAACGTCGTGCGCCACGCCCAGGCCGCGAACGTGATGATCGCCCTCGAGCCCGACCGCCTCGAGGTTGCCGACGACGGTCGTGGCATCTGCGCCGAGGAGGGCCACGGGCTGACCGGGCTGCGTCGGCGCATTGAGGATGCTGGGGCCACCCTGCGCCTGCGGCCCGCGAACGCCGCGCTCGAGCGCCCCGGCACCCAACTCATCGTGGAGTACGAGTCATGA
- a CDS encoding response regulator transcription factor — MSIRILIADDQDLIRGALAALLGLEEDLEIVAQTGRGDEVAALVAEHDVDVALLDIEMPGRNGIDVAAELTSSGSSCRALIVTTFGRPGYLRRAMAAGARGFVVKDTPAEELAKTIREVAAGRRVVDPVLAAESMGVGESPLSPREAEVLAAAADGASVREVASRVHLSAGTVRNHLSAAIGKTGAGNRAEAARIARDRGWLLDT, encoded by the coding sequence ATGAGCATCCGCATCCTTATCGCCGACGACCAGGACCTCATCCGCGGGGCGCTCGCGGCCCTGCTCGGGCTCGAGGAGGACCTCGAGATCGTCGCGCAGACCGGCCGCGGGGACGAGGTGGCGGCGCTCGTGGCCGAGCACGACGTCGACGTGGCGCTGCTCGACATCGAGATGCCCGGCCGCAACGGCATCGACGTTGCGGCCGAGCTCACGAGCTCGGGCTCGTCGTGCCGGGCCCTCATCGTCACGACGTTCGGCCGCCCGGGCTACCTTCGCCGTGCGATGGCGGCCGGTGCGCGCGGCTTCGTCGTGAAAGACACCCCGGCCGAGGAGCTCGCAAAGACGATCCGCGAGGTCGCGGCGGGGCGCCGCGTCGTCGACCCCGTGCTCGCGGCCGAATCAATGGGGGTGGGGGAGAGCCCGCTCAGCCCACGCGAGGCCGAAGTGCTGGCCGCGGCGGCCGACGGTGCGAGCGTGCGAGAGGTCGCCTCGCGGGTGCATCTTTCGGCCGGCACGGTGCGAAATCATCTCTCGGCGGCCATCGGTAAGACCGGCGCCGGCAACCGTGCCGAGGCCGCGCGGATTGCTCGGGACCGTGGATGGTTATTGGACACGTGA
- a CDS encoding phosphoglyceromutase gives MNAPLTLILVRHGQSDWNEKNLFTGWVDVDLTDQGRAEAKRAGELIRDAELAPDILYTSLLTRAIETANIALKEAGFNWIPVKRDWRLNERHYGALQGKNKAQVRDEFGEEQFMTWRRSYDTPPPAIADDNEFSQIGDRRYAALGDDAPRTECLKDVLERLLPFWESDIAGDLKAGKTVLVAAHGNSLRALVKHLDGISDDEIAGLNIPTGIPLVYQLDPETLQPVAPAAYLDPEAAAAGAAAVANQGAQK, from the coding sequence ATGAACGCACCGCTCACGCTCATCCTCGTCCGCCACGGTCAGAGTGACTGGAATGAAAAGAATCTCTTCACCGGCTGGGTCGATGTCGACCTCACGGATCAGGGTCGCGCGGAGGCCAAGCGCGCCGGCGAGCTGATCCGCGACGCCGAGCTCGCTCCCGACATCCTCTACACCTCGCTGCTCACGCGCGCCATCGAGACCGCGAACATCGCGCTGAAGGAGGCCGGCTTTAACTGGATTCCGGTGAAGCGCGACTGGCGTCTCAACGAGCGCCACTACGGCGCGCTGCAGGGCAAGAACAAGGCGCAGGTGCGCGATGAGTTCGGCGAGGAGCAGTTCATGACCTGGCGTCGCTCGTACGACACGCCGCCGCCCGCCATCGCCGACGACAATGAGTTCTCGCAGATCGGCGACCGCCGCTACGCCGCCCTTGGCGACGACGCGCCCCGCACCGAGTGCCTCAAGGACGTGCTCGAGCGACTTTTGCCCTTCTGGGAGTCCGACATCGCGGGCGACCTCAAGGCCGGTAAGACGGTGCTCGTCGCGGCGCACGGTAACTCGCTGCGCGCGCTCGTGAAGCACCTCGACGGCATCTCGGACGACGAGATCGCAGGGCTGAACATCCCCACCGGCATCCCGCTCGTCTACCAGCTCGACCCCGAGACGCTGCAGCCCGTCGCCCCTGCCGCCTACCTTGACCCGGAGGCCGCCGCCGCGGGTGCCGCCGCCGTCGCAAACCAGGGCGCCCAGAAGTAG
- the phoU gene encoding phosphate signaling complex protein PhoU: MREIFQQELAQVQGGLVNIANHVQSAMTRALASFAHSDVAVADEVIGDDLKIDEQTAQLDDLTLEILLMQAPVANDLRFIVSTMRMSGSLERMGDLAAHIAQLARMRYPEESGASQVRQHLLEMGALDVAQAERLVRLFETEEPRLIDEIVAADDEIDAKHKQVLDTLGELEQDGNQEASPTQVVDATLANRYLERFSDHAVSIAKRIRYQQEGTEQEA, encoded by the coding sequence ATGCGTGAAATTTTCCAGCAAGAGCTCGCCCAGGTGCAGGGCGGCCTCGTCAACATTGCCAACCACGTGCAGTCGGCCATGACTCGTGCCCTCGCCTCGTTCGCGCACTCTGACGTCGCAGTTGCTGACGAGGTCATCGGTGATGACCTTAAGATCGACGAGCAGACCGCGCAGCTCGACGACCTCACCCTCGAGATCCTGCTCATGCAGGCACCGGTCGCGAACGACCTCCGCTTCATCGTCTCGACGATGCGCATGAGCGGCTCCCTCGAGCGCATGGGCGACCTCGCCGCGCACATCGCGCAGCTCGCCCGCATGCGCTACCCCGAGGAGTCGGGTGCGTCGCAGGTGCGTCAGCACCTCCTCGAGATGGGTGCGCTCGACGTCGCGCAGGCCGAGCGTCTCGTTCGTCTCTTCGAGACTGAGGAGCCCCGCCTCATCGACGAGATCGTCGCGGCAGACGACGAGATCGATGCAAAGCACAAGCAGGTGCTCGACACCCTCGGCGAGCTTGAACAGGACGGTAACCAGGAGGCCTCGCCGACCCAGGTCGTCGACGCGACCCTCGCGAACCGCTACCTCGAGCGCTTCTCCGACCACGCCGTCTCGATCGCCAAGCGCATCCGCTACCAGCAGGAGGGCACCGAGCAGGAGGCCTAG